One window of Desulfobacca acetoxidans DSM 11109 genomic DNA carries:
- a CDS encoding universal stress protein, translating into MFKNILVFLDGGEESQRGLSAATSLVQQTGGRIRGLFVKKLEIAEIALMPPGHDLGAGSPVVIDPELLASMEAEQEAAARRLAELFATVAGPLASGLEVVRGDVVEELVQASHTADLVVMGRNRLASGNRTDWLSEITRSVLKRSWAPVLLPGSDPEQMLAGPFLLAYDASPAANRTLRQLTRLATLNQAPLTVLSVGPPETTTAFLEEARSYVCPYNLNVSFEPREGKPREVIQSVAGERRFSLIGLGAHGHSKLKDVVLGTTAEKMLLHLPQAFLICAR; encoded by the coding sequence ATGTTTAAAAATATCCTGGTTTTTCTTGATGGCGGCGAAGAATCCCAACGTGGATTGAGCGCCGCGACCTCGCTGGTACAGCAGACCGGCGGCCGCATCCGGGGATTGTTTGTCAAAAAACTTGAAATAGCGGAAATTGCCCTGATGCCGCCCGGTCATGATCTGGGTGCCGGTTCGCCAGTAGTTATCGATCCGGAATTGCTTGCCAGCATGGAGGCGGAACAGGAAGCTGCAGCCCGACGGTTGGCCGAATTATTCGCCACTGTGGCCGGTCCCTTAGCCAGTGGATTAGAAGTTGTGCGAGGTGATGTTGTAGAAGAGCTAGTCCAGGCCTCTCACACCGCCGACCTGGTCGTCATGGGGCGCAACCGCCTGGCCTCCGGCAATCGAACCGATTGGCTGAGCGAAATCACCCGCAGCGTCTTGAAGCGCTCCTGGGCACCGGTGTTGCTGCCCGGCAGCGATCCGGAGCAGATGCTGGCCGGACCTTTCCTGCTGGCCTATGACGCCAGCCCGGCGGCTAACCGCACCCTGCGGCAGCTTACCCGCCTGGCAACCCTGAATCAGGCGCCGCTGACCGTGCTATCGGTAGGACCTCCGGAAACTACCACCGCCTTTCTGGAGGAAGCGCGTTCGTATGTGTGCCCCTATAACTTGAATGTCTCTTTCGAACCCCGTGAGGGAAAGCCTAGAGAGGTTATCCAGTCAGTTGCAGGAGAGCGCCGCTTCTCCCTCATCGGCTTGGGAGCCCATGGCCATTCCAAATTAAAGGATGTTGTTTTAGGCACTACGGCAGAAAAAATGCTCCTCCACCTACCCCAGGCCTTCTTGATCTGCGCCCGGTAG
- the lepA gene encoding translation elongation factor 4 translates to MDPRYIRNFSIIAHIDHGKSTLADRLLEFTGAITSREKRDQFLDSMDLERERGITIKAAAVRLWYRAADGREYLLNLIDTPGHVDFSYEVSRSLAASEGVLLLVDASQGVEAQTLANAYLALENNLEIIPVLNKCDLANADPDKTAEEIREILGLDPSTAIRASAKTGQGIEEILEAIVNRVPPPRGRSTDPLKMLIFDSWFDPYVGTVVMIRVLAGSVHRGQRILLMATGKTYEVYQLGVFNPYATPVESLSAGEVGFLTATIKNLADAMIGDTITDALNPTPTPFPGFKKIKPMVFSGFYPVDPGDYGRLKEALEKLRLNDSSFTYEPETSAALGFGFRLGFLGLLHLEIIKERLEREYELSLLATAPTVVYKVVTTRGEEIWVDNPLKLPPWGKIEHLEEPLVRVEIHTPAEYLGNILSLCEDRRGRQVEIRFFPNQKALIIYEMPLNEILMDFYDQLKSLSRGYASMDYEMLGYRASALLQMDLMVNGEPIDALSVIVHKDKAYRWGRELTERLQKIIPRQMFEVVIQAAIGSRVIARERVAPLRKNVTAKCYGGDITRKRKLLERQKEGKKRMKQIGKIQIPQEAFLAVFGMRE, encoded by the coding sequence ATGGACCCCCGATATATCCGAAATTTCTCCATTATCGCCCATATCGACCACGGCAAGTCAACCCTGGCGGATCGCCTGCTGGAGTTCACCGGCGCCATCACCTCCCGTGAGAAACGTGATCAGTTCCTTGATTCTATGGACCTGGAGAGGGAGCGGGGCATCACCATTAAGGCCGCCGCGGTGAGGCTGTGGTATCGAGCCGCAGATGGTCGGGAATATCTTCTCAACCTCATCGACACCCCTGGGCACGTAGATTTCAGCTACGAAGTCTCCCGCAGCCTAGCCGCCAGCGAAGGGGTTCTGCTTCTGGTAGACGCCTCCCAGGGGGTGGAGGCCCAGACCTTGGCCAATGCTTACCTGGCCCTGGAAAACAATCTGGAAATCATCCCGGTGCTCAACAAATGTGATCTGGCCAATGCTGACCCAGATAAGACCGCAGAGGAGATCAGAGAAATTCTCGGTCTCGATCCCTCCACGGCCATCCGGGCCAGCGCCAAAACCGGCCAAGGCATCGAGGAAATTCTAGAGGCCATCGTTAACCGGGTGCCTCCGCCCCGGGGCCGTTCCACCGACCCCTTAAAAATGCTGATCTTCGACTCCTGGTTCGATCCGTATGTCGGGACGGTGGTGATGATCCGGGTGTTGGCCGGGTCGGTCCATCGGGGTCAGCGCATCCTGCTCATGGCGACCGGTAAGACCTACGAGGTCTATCAGTTAGGGGTGTTCAACCCCTATGCCACTCCGGTGGAATCCTTGAGCGCCGGTGAAGTCGGCTTTTTGACCGCCACGATCAAGAATCTGGCTGATGCCATGATTGGCGACACCATCACCGATGCCCTCAACCCCACCCCAACCCCCTTCCCCGGCTTCAAAAAGATCAAGCCCATGGTCTTCAGCGGTTTTTACCCGGTTGACCCGGGAGATTACGGCCGACTCAAGGAAGCCCTGGAAAAGCTCCGGCTGAATGACTCCTCCTTCACCTATGAACCGGAGACCTCCGCCGCCCTCGGGTTCGGCTTCCGATTGGGGTTTCTAGGACTGCTACATCTCGAGATTATCAAAGAGCGGCTGGAGCGGGAGTACGAACTGTCATTGCTCGCCACCGCTCCCACGGTAGTCTATAAGGTAGTGACCACCAGGGGCGAGGAAATCTGGGTAGATAATCCCTTAAAACTACCGCCTTGGGGCAAGATCGAGCATCTGGAAGAGCCTCTGGTCCGGGTGGAGATCCATACCCCCGCAGAATATTTGGGTAATATTTTAAGTCTGTGCGAAGACCGTCGCGGCCGACAGGTGGAGATCCGTTTCTTCCCCAACCAGAAGGCCCTGATTATCTATGAGATGCCGCTCAATGAGATCCTGATGGATTTTTACGACCAGCTCAAATCCCTGAGCCGGGGCTACGCCTCCATGGACTACGAGATGCTGGGCTACCGAGCGTCGGCGCTGCTTCAGATGGATTTAATGGTCAACGGCGAACCTATCGATGCCCTGTCCGTTATTGTCCACAAAGATAAGGCCTACCGCTGGGGCCGGGAGCTGACCGAACGGCTGCAAAAGATCATCCCCCGACAGATGTTTGAAGTGGTGATTCAAGCAGCCATCGGCTCGCGGGTTATTGCCCGAGAGCGGGTGGCACCGCTCCGAAAGAACGTCACGGCCAAATGCTACGGCGGTGATATCACCCGCAAACGCAAGCTTTTGGAGCGACAGAAAGAAGGTAAAAAGCGCATGAAGCAGATCGGCAAGATTCAGATTCCCCAGGAAGCCTTCCTGGCGGTCTTTGGAATGCGAGAGTAG
- a CDS encoding HAD family hydrolase, translating to MKLKVVAFDCDGVLFDSRASNITFYNHILKYFQRPPMGESAVDYVHAHTVYESLAYIFPDHPDLEEVIRYCRSLDYGQFIPLMLQEPHLIEFLQFLRPQFGTAVATNRTTTTKAVFEHHRLRDYFDIIISAQDVAHPKPHPESFLRIFHYFGIEPEEAIYFGDSLVDQEFARNCGVKLVAFRNPRLEADYYLDSFAQGPELIRHLID from the coding sequence ATGAAATTAAAAGTTGTCGCCTTTGACTGTGATGGGGTGCTCTTTGACTCCCGCGCCTCGAATATTACTTTCTATAATCATATCCTGAAGTATTTCCAGCGACCGCCGATGGGTGAGTCAGCGGTGGACTATGTTCACGCACACACGGTCTATGAATCACTGGCCTATATCTTTCCCGATCATCCCGATCTGGAGGAGGTCATCCGCTACTGCCGCAGTCTGGACTATGGACAGTTTATTCCCCTGATGCTCCAAGAACCGCATCTCATAGAATTCTTGCAATTCTTACGTCCCCAGTTCGGCACCGCAGTAGCCACCAACCGCACGACCACCACAAAGGCCGTTTTTGAGCACCATCGATTGAGGGACTATTTTGATATCATTATTTCAGCCCAGGACGTGGCGCATCCCAAACCTCATCCGGAATCATTTTTGAGAATCTTTCACTACTTCGGCATTGAACCCGAGGAAGCCATCTACTTCGGAGATTCTCTGGTCGACCAGGAGTTCGCCCGCAATTGCGGGGTCAAATTGGTCGCCTTCCGCAATCCCCGACTGGAAGCCGATTATTACCTGGATTCATTCGCCCAAGGCCCTGAACTAATCCGCCACCTGATCGACTAG
- a CDS encoding M16 family metallopeptidase, giving the protein MKQTLDPENWNPAIGIKEYQFDNGLKLLVLPDNSMPIVSFQVHYAVGSRHERQGITGISHLFEHMMFRGSKELGPEEFARIIQAKGGDVNAFTTHDTTSFFENIPSEHLELVVRLEAERLRNLDLTPESFASEREVVRSERKLRSVDSPFGLPLELLFALAYTQHSYKWPVIGWDDDLVAMTLADCLEFHRTYYNPANIMVSVAGDVEPETARELVARYFGDIPSSGPVPAVYTKEPPQRGERRAVFKKVSQVEAFLASFHTPALRDPDIYPLMLLAAALGLGKASRFYQKMVRPGLAIEVDVDLSPPPFTPQDPGLLVITGIVPPGQPLAALEEAVWEEISRIKADGLTTDELTRVKKLMRSQTVRVLANNFYRGLLTALLYLKTGNVNGANGLLPAYESVTLEQVQQAARTYLSEDNRTVVVVKPVSPEENAILGPVS; this is encoded by the coding sequence ATGAAACAAACTCTCGACCCCGAAAACTGGAATCCGGCCATTGGAATCAAGGAATATCAATTTGATAACGGCCTGAAGCTGTTGGTATTGCCTGACAACAGTATGCCGATTGTTTCTTTTCAGGTGCATTACGCCGTTGGCTCGCGCCACGAACGGCAGGGCATCACCGGCATCAGCCATCTGTTCGAACATATGATGTTTCGGGGCTCCAAAGAATTGGGGCCGGAAGAGTTCGCCCGTATTATCCAGGCCAAGGGAGGAGATGTCAACGCCTTTACCACCCATGACACCACCTCTTTTTTTGAGAATATCCCATCAGAGCATTTAGAGCTGGTTGTCCGCCTCGAGGCGGAACGACTGCGTAATCTGGATCTCACACCGGAAAGCTTCGCCTCCGAACGGGAAGTGGTGCGCAGCGAACGCAAACTGCGCTCCGTCGACAGCCCTTTCGGCCTTCCCCTGGAGTTGTTGTTCGCCCTGGCCTATACGCAGCATTCCTATAAGTGGCCGGTCATCGGCTGGGACGATGATCTGGTGGCTATGACCCTGGCCGATTGCCTGGAATTTCACCGCACCTATTACAACCCAGCCAACATCATGGTGTCAGTGGCGGGAGACGTTGAACCGGAAACAGCCAGGGAACTGGTGGCCCGCTATTTCGGCGACATTCCGAGCTCCGGACCGGTACCCGCGGTCTACACCAAAGAACCTCCTCAACGGGGGGAGCGCCGCGCGGTGTTCAAAAAAGTTTCTCAGGTCGAGGCCTTTTTGGCTAGCTTTCATACGCCGGCGCTACGAGACCCGGATATCTATCCCCTCATGCTGCTGGCGGCGGCCCTGGGTCTGGGAAAGGCCTCCCGCTTCTATCAAAAAATGGTGCGGCCGGGACTGGCTATCGAAGTAGATGTGGATCTGTCCCCACCGCCCTTCACCCCTCAGGACCCGGGACTGCTGGTAATCACCGGCATCGTCCCACCCGGCCAACCCCTGGCCGCCCTGGAAGAAGCCGTCTGGGAAGAGATTAGCCGGATTAAAGCCGACGGCCTGACAACCGATGAACTGACAAGAGTCAAAAAGCTGATGCGTTCCCAGACCGTCCGCGTGCTGGCCAATAACTTTTATCGCGGCCTGCTGACCGCACTGCTCTATCTGAAAACCGGTAATGTCAATGGCGCCAACGGCCTGCTCCCTGCCTATGAAAGCGTGACCCTGGAACAGGTGCAGCAGGCAGCCCGGACCTACCTTAGCGAAGACAACCGCACCGTGGTAGTGGTCAAACCGGTATCTCCGGAAGAAAACGCTATCTTAGGACCGGTTAGTTAA
- a CDS encoding molybdopterin biosynthesis protein, whose product MKRHIYLKMKTVEEARQLFRSRFDPDTFLPPEEILTSAALGRVTAVPVFARLSSPHYHSAAMDGYAVAAEVTFGASQDRPKLLELGRQAFPVNTGNPLPSGTNAVIMVENVHPRDEATIQIEAGAYPWQHVRKVGEDLVAHEMVLPEKTEVTPYALAALLAAGVTRLLVRRRPRVVIIPTGDELISVAEIEAGEVPPGRVIEFNSLMLAALTEQLGALPEVRPIVPDRRQEIRAALAEAVQQGDMVIINAGSSAGTEDYTAQVIAELGEVLVHGVTMMPGKPTILGVVQGKPVMGNPGYPVSAALSFDQFAAPLLSDILGRHLPPRPTVAAQPAQKIPSKAGLEEFIRVTLGKVGERIMATPLPRGAGTITSLVRADGLIRIPAASEGVEAEKSVLTELLLSPELLEQTLVVIGSHDNTLDVLATLLRRHHPDLRLSSAHVGSTGGLLALQNHRAHLGGCHLFDPETGSYNVPYIKRLLPELPLKLINLVHRAQGLMVLPDNPKRIQGFQDLIRPGVQFSNRQRGSGTRILLDYQLAQLGIKPQAIQGYQQEEYTHMAVAVNVLSGAADAGLGIMAAARALGLKFIPVVTERYDLVVPETTFADGRFQKLWAIICSEEFKTTVAAMGGYDTRDTGAVMYEQ is encoded by the coding sequence ATGAAACGTCATATCTACCTGAAAATGAAGACGGTGGAAGAGGCGCGCCAGCTTTTTCGATCCCGTTTTGACCCGGATACATTCCTGCCGCCCGAGGAAATATTGACGTCTGCGGCCCTCGGTCGGGTAACTGCGGTGCCGGTTTTCGCCCGATTGTCCTCACCCCACTATCACAGCGCCGCCATGGACGGCTATGCGGTAGCGGCCGAAGTTACGTTTGGGGCCAGCCAGGATAGACCGAAGCTCCTGGAACTCGGACGGCAGGCATTTCCGGTGAATACCGGCAATCCTCTGCCGAGCGGGACAAATGCGGTCATCATGGTGGAAAACGTCCATCCGCGAGATGAGGCGACCATTCAAATTGAGGCTGGGGCTTATCCCTGGCAGCACGTCCGCAAGGTGGGGGAGGATCTGGTGGCCCACGAGATGGTGTTGCCGGAAAAGACCGAAGTGACGCCTTACGCTCTGGCGGCGCTCTTGGCCGCCGGAGTGACTCGTCTCCTCGTCCGGCGGCGGCCGCGGGTGGTTATTATTCCTACCGGGGATGAATTGATCTCGGTTGCCGAGATTGAAGCCGGCGAGGTTCCTCCTGGCCGCGTTATCGAATTTAACTCGCTAATGTTGGCCGCCCTAACCGAGCAGTTGGGCGCCCTGCCCGAGGTTCGCCCCATTGTCCCCGACCGCCGCCAGGAGATCAGGGCCGCCCTGGCGGAAGCAGTGCAGCAGGGGGATATGGTCATCATCAATGCCGGCTCTTCGGCCGGGACCGAGGATTACACCGCCCAGGTCATTGCCGAATTAGGAGAGGTGCTGGTGCACGGCGTGACCATGATGCCCGGTAAACCGACCATCCTGGGCGTGGTGCAGGGCAAACCGGTCATGGGCAATCCTGGCTACCCGGTCTCGGCGGCGCTCTCTTTTGATCAGTTCGCCGCCCCGCTTCTGAGCGACATCCTGGGGCGTCATCTGCCGCCCCGGCCTACGGTGGCGGCTCAGCCAGCCCAAAAAATCCCCTCCAAGGCCGGCCTGGAGGAGTTTATCCGGGTGACCCTGGGTAAGGTAGGCGAGCGGATCATGGCCACACCCTTGCCCCGGGGTGCCGGGACGATCACCTCACTGGTCCGGGCCGACGGCCTCATCCGCATCCCCGCCGCCAGCGAAGGGGTGGAGGCGGAAAAATCGGTTCTCACCGAACTGCTGCTCTCTCCCGAACTACTGGAGCAGACCCTGGTGGTCATCGGCAGCCACGACAACACCTTGGATGTGCTGGCCACCCTCCTCCGGCGGCATCACCCTGATCTCCGCCTGTCTTCGGCCCATGTGGGGAGCACCGGCGGGCTGCTGGCCCTGCAAAACCATCGGGCCCACCTGGGCGGCTGCCACCTCTTTGATCCTGAGACCGGCTCTTATAATGTGCCCTATATCAAGCGACTGCTGCCGGAGTTGCCCCTGAAGCTCATTAATTTGGTGCACCGGGCCCAGGGGCTCATGGTGCTTCCCGACAATCCTAAACGTATCCAGGGCTTTCAGGATTTAATCCGCCCTGGCGTCCAGTTCTCCAACCGGCAGCGCGGCTCCGGCACCCGCATCCTGTTGGATTACCAATTGGCCCAACTAGGAATTAAACCTCAGGCGATCCAGGGCTACCAGCAGGAGGAGTACACCCATATGGCCGTGGCGGTGAACGTTCTCTCTGGCGCTGCTGATGCCGGCCTGGGCATTATGGCAGCGGCCAGGGCCTTGGGACTGAAGTTTATTCCGGTGGTCACCGAACGCTATGACCTGGTCGTGCCGGAGACAACCTTTGCCGACGGGCGTTTTCAGAAGTTATGGGCAATTATCTGCTCGGAGGAGTTCAAGACCACGGTGGCGGCCATGGGCGGTTATGATACCAGGGACACGGGCGCCGTCATGTATGAGCAGTGA
- a CDS encoding ABC transporter substrate-binding protein, whose protein sequence is MASTTLSAKYLFLNFLVAAFILTPGCSPDRSAGTIKVFSWTSTPQARNVIAGLEKGLARSLSVVDIGADYPTGVQLVRQLASERLQLLVVLGTPALMLTAPEIKRTPVVFAMVADPYHTGAAYDKHHPEDHQENITGIASPPPLEEAIRQGLKLFPARRHWGLIYDPYEGSSVELQQNFADLAQKAGLTLTVQSLTDQREAAAALEALEKQKVQVVFIPPDQNARRYSPLLLQKGAARCFVVVNGNPRIKGKGAVLSVTLDYEAVGRKAADLANRLLAGAKPASIPIVHDSPVKLTVDENLLSRWAGYPPANRETRRRTLTP, encoded by the coding sequence ATGGCCTCAACAACCTTAAGCGCCAAGTATCTGTTCCTTAACTTCCTGGTAGCAGCTTTTATTCTTACCCCCGGCTGCTCCCCGGATAGATCGGCAGGCACGATCAAAGTCTTTTCCTGGACCTCCACCCCTCAGGCCAGAAACGTCATTGCCGGTCTGGAGAAGGGCCTGGCCAGGTCTCTGTCAGTAGTCGATATTGGCGCAGACTACCCCACAGGAGTACAGCTAGTGCGGCAGCTAGCTTCTGAAAGGCTGCAGCTCCTGGTGGTCTTGGGTACCCCGGCGCTGATGCTGACCGCTCCCGAAATAAAACGGACGCCAGTGGTCTTTGCCATGGTGGCCGACCCGTATCACACCGGTGCGGCATATGATAAACATCATCCGGAAGATCATCAGGAAAATATCACCGGCATCGCCAGCCCACCCCCTTTGGAAGAGGCCATCCGACAGGGACTGAAGCTCTTCCCCGCCAGACGCCATTGGGGGCTGATCTATGATCCCTACGAGGGCAGTTCGGTGGAACTGCAGCAGAATTTTGCCGACCTGGCCCAAAAAGCCGGTCTGACCCTGACGGTGCAATCTTTGACCGATCAAAGGGAAGCAGCAGCGGCCCTCGAGGCCCTCGAGAAACAAAAGGTACAGGTGGTTTTTATCCCGCCGGATCAGAATGCCAGGCGCTACAGCCCCCTCCTGCTCCAGAAAGGGGCCGCCCGGTGTTTCGTGGTGGTAAATGGCAATCCGAGAATTAAGGGCAAAGGCGCCGTGCTCAGTGTTACCTTGGATTACGAGGCGGTGGGCCGAAAGGCCGCCGACTTAGCCAACCGACTGCTGGCGGGAGCGAAACCGGCCTCCATCCCCATCGTCCATGACTCGCCGGTGAAGTTAACCGTGGATGAAAATCTCCTGAGCCGCTGGGCCGGATATCCGCCAGCCAACCGGGAAACGAGGCGCCGGACCCTAACACCGTAA
- the lepB gene encoding signal peptidase I, with amino-acid sequence MARAKDNQAEPKTRKKPLWREYLEAILIALLLALFIRAFVVQAFSIPSGSMLDTLKIGDYLLVNKFSYGIRNPFNNQVIIPTGEPKRGDVVVFIFPNDPSKDFIKRVVGVGGDVIKIVNKKVYINDQLVETPQAIHKDFHIIDQNDAWISANGLKGANRDNFGPVKIPQGQLFVMGDNRDHSYDSRFWGTVPVANVRGKALIIYWSWDSKTFRPRLDRIGKLIY; translated from the coding sequence ATGGCCAGAGCAAAGGATAATCAGGCTGAGCCAAAAACTCGCAAGAAACCCTTATGGCGGGAATACCTGGAGGCCATTCTTATCGCCCTGTTACTGGCCCTGTTCATCCGGGCCTTCGTGGTGCAGGCCTTTTCCATACCCTCCGGATCGATGTTGGACACCCTCAAGATCGGCGACTACCTCCTGGTCAACAAGTTCAGTTACGGTATCCGTAACCCCTTTAACAACCAGGTCATTATTCCTACCGGAGAGCCGAAACGCGGGGATGTCGTGGTCTTTATCTTTCCCAACGATCCCTCCAAAGATTTTATCAAAAGGGTCGTCGGCGTCGGCGGGGATGTCATTAAGATCGTCAACAAGAAAGTCTACATCAATGACCAGTTAGTGGAAACCCCGCAGGCGATCCATAAGGATTTTCATATCATTGATCAGAATGACGCCTGGATTTCGGCAAACGGCCTAAAGGGTGCGAACCGGGACAACTTCGGACCTGTAAAGATTCCTCAGGGACAATTATTCGTCATGGGCGACAACCGGGATCACAGCTACGACAGCCGTTTCTGGGGGACGGTGCCGGTAGCTAATGTGCGGGGCAAAGCCCTGATCATCTACTGGTCCTGGGACAGCAAAACCTTCCGGCCACGCCTGGACCGGATCGGTAAGCTCATTTATTAG